A stretch of Campylobacter volucris DNA encodes these proteins:
- the pgeF gene encoding peptidoglycan editing factor PgeF: MATNRSNFITLLENDYVKAFVAFDKDYNIFRENVIHHSVFEFDTNIQTCVFLNQIHSNIVSVYNDDFNINCDGVVSALKKTALCILSADCLPLLLYDENKKIISALHSGRKGCFENILKQAVLKMQTKFQSNPKDITLIISAGICGLNYEINGEILDFAQKNFSNFLDKNKLDLKKMVKFQANDLGIEKIIDIDICTFDDERFFSYRKNQTSKRIASVIYLKG, encoded by the coding sequence ATGGCAACAAATCGATCAAATTTCATCACTTTATTAGAAAATGATTATGTAAAAGCATTTGTTGCTTTTGATAAAGACTATAATATTTTTAGAGAAAATGTTATCCACCATAGTGTATTTGAATTTGATACTAATATACAAACTTGCGTTTTTTTAAATCAAATTCATTCTAATATAGTTAGTGTTTATAATGATGATTTTAATATAAATTGCGATGGCGTGGTTAGTGCTTTAAAAAAGACAGCTTTGTGTATTTTAAGCGCTGATTGCTTGCCTTTGCTTTTATATGATGAAAATAAAAAAATCATTAGTGCTTTACACTCAGGAAGAAAAGGTTGCTTTGAAAATATTTTAAAACAAGCGGTATTAAAAATGCAAACAAAATTTCAAAGCAATCCTAAGGATATCACTTTAATCATTTCTGCAGGAATTTGTGGATTAAACTATGAGATAAATGGAGAAATTTTAGACTTTGCTCAAAAGAATTTTTCTAATTTTTTAGATAAAAACAAACTTGATTTAAAAAAAATGGTTAAATTTCAAGCAAATGATTTGGGTATAGAAAAAATTATAGATATTGATATTTGCACTTTTGATGATGAGAGATTTTTTTCTTATAGAAAAAACCAAACCTCAAAACGCATAGCAAGTGTGATTTATTTAAAGGGATAA
- a CDS encoding sensor histidine kinase, with translation MQEPKKVAWQILSLYLISIGSVLAVLFGIWYAKLKDDLTREYEFKLRQDYRFITIQMEKFRFDPISVSAPTIAQLSNIKFAIFDRTKVYFSNLDFPAQTLLFKLDNVNIYDNKLIYIADARLNNALLGNFQKIDTLDVLGDVNRLRVLVQGDDVSQELAFIRFKVAFVMIFSLICVGIVGYFILKFALKPLEMKINFLNNFIKDTTHEINTPISAILMSIESLEKKQDFTHLKPLKRIKIAALTLSHIYSDLTFLNFYQAYSSNKEWIFLKPLIIERIEYFKIFLEQKNITLKLDLQDEGKILINKEQFFKMFDNLLGNAIKYNIKNGHIEINLYKEKLMIKDSGCGISEANLSKIFDRYMRFNNDQGGFGIGLSLVKKICDEHRINIEVQSKLKEGTCFILTWKN, from the coding sequence ATGCAAGAACCTAAAAAAGTTGCATGGCAGATACTTTCTTTATATCTTATTAGTATAGGTAGTGTTTTAGCTGTTTTATTTGGAATTTGGTATGCAAAATTAAAAGATGATTTAACAAGAGAATATGAATTTAAACTAAGACAAGATTATCGTTTTATCACAATACAAATGGAAAAATTTCGTTTTGATCCTATAAGCGTTAGTGCTCCAACTATTGCTCAACTTTCTAATATCAAATTTGCTATTTTTGATAGAACAAAAGTGTATTTTTCAAATTTAGATTTTCCTGCACAAACTTTGCTTTTTAAACTGGATAATGTCAATATTTATGATAATAAATTAATTTACATTGCTGATGCAAGATTAAATAATGCTTTATTAGGAAATTTTCAAAAAATAGATACTTTAGATGTTTTAGGCGATGTCAATCGCTTGAGGGTTTTAGTACAAGGAGATGATGTTTCACAAGAGCTTGCTTTTATCAGATTTAAAGTTGCTTTTGTGATGATTTTTTCTTTAATTTGTGTGGGTATTGTGGGATATTTTATTTTAAAATTTGCTCTAAAACCTTTGGAAATGAAGATAAATTTTTTAAATAATTTTATCAAAGATACTACTCATGAGATTAATACTCCAATTAGTGCTATTTTAATGAGTATAGAAAGTTTAGAAAAAAAACAAGATTTTACTCATTTAAAACCGCTAAAGCGTATCAAAATCGCAGCTTTGACTTTAAGCCATATTTATTCAGATCTTACTTTTTTAAATTTCTATCAGGCTTATTCTTCTAATAAAGAATGGATTTTTTTAAAACCTTTAATTATTGAAAGGATAGAATATTTTAAAATATTTTTAGAGCAAAAAAATATTACCTTAAAGCTTGATTTGCAAGATGAGGGTAAAATTTTAATCAACAAAGAGCAGTTTTTTAAAATGTTTGATAATCTTTTAGGTAATGCTATAAAATATAATATAAAAAATGGACACATAGAGATTAATTTATACAAAGAAAAACTAATGATTAAAGATAGTGGTTGTGGAATTTCTGAAGCAAATTTGAGTAAAATCTTTGATCGTTATATGAGGTTTAATAATGATCAAGGTGGTTTTGGCATAGGACTTTCTTTGGTTAAAAAAATATGTGATGAACACCGTATAAATATAGAAGTTCAAAGCAAACTTAAAGAAGGAACTTGCTTTATATTAACTTGGAAAAATTGA
- the dccR gene encoding two-component system response regulator DccR — translation MATKILLLEDDINLGEIVSEFLEEEGFIVDLVDNAEDALNKAYEKNYDLWVLDVKVPLGDGFSVLKNLREAKKYTPAIFMTSLNTTIDLQKGFESGCDDYIKKPFELEELKIRINAILKRSFSHKNEDYEDLGNGLKFALVSQTLYQNDKPLSLPLKELKLLSLLVKNKGKFIDTAYIFEEIWDYDQEPSELSLRAYVKNLRKILGKDSIINQRGRGYCYART, via the coding sequence ATGGCAACGAAAATTTTATTATTAGAAGATGATATTAATTTAGGTGAAATTGTTAGTGAATTTTTGGAAGAAGAGGGGTTTATTGTTGATTTGGTTGATAATGCAGAAGATGCCCTAAATAAAGCTTATGAGAAAAATTACGATCTTTGGGTTTTAGATGTGAAAGTTCCTTTGGGAGATGGTTTTAGTGTGCTTAAAAATTTAAGAGAAGCAAAGAAATACACTCCTGCAATTTTTATGACTTCTTTAAATACTACTATTGATTTACAAAAGGGTTTTGAAAGTGGTTGTGATGATTATATAAAAAAGCCTTTTGAACTTGAAGAATTAAAAATAAGAATTAATGCTATTTTAAAAAGATCTTTTTCTCATAAAAATGAAGATTATGAAGATTTAGGGAATGGTTTAAAATTTGCTCTAGTTTCTCAAACCTTATATCAAAATGATAAGCCATTATCTTTACCCTTAAAAGAATTAAAACTTTTATCTTTGTTGGTAAAAAATAAAGGAAAATTTATTGATACTGCTTATATTTTTGAAGAAATTTGGGATTATGATCAAGAGCCAAGCGAACTTAGCTTAAGAGCTTATGTTAAAAATTTAAGAAAAATTTTAGGTAAAGATAGCATTATCAATCAAAGAGGTAGAGGATATTGCTATGCAAGAACCTAA
- the ribE gene encoding riboflavin synthase, translating to MFNGLIRELAFVKSYQNNTLTLNAKYKPNLGDSIAVNGACLSVTQIYHDGFSVELSYESRTHIAIENFKDYVHIEPALKFGDRLDGHLMQGHIDAIGEIIKIQNNQNGVDFYIKAPKDIMMLIANKGSIGIDGVSLTVNEVFDDSFRLTIIPITFKETLFKNYTIKRRVNIETDLLARYIYRQIHHKETLTWQQIDQISSLY from the coding sequence ATGTTTAATGGGCTTATTAGAGAATTAGCTTTTGTCAAATCTTATCAAAATAATACACTTACACTAAATGCTAAATACAAACCAAATTTAGGCGATAGCATCGCTGTAAATGGTGCATGTTTAAGCGTAACTCAAATTTATCATGATGGATTTAGCGTAGAGCTTTCTTATGAAAGCAGGACTCATATAGCTATAGAAAATTTTAAAGATTATGTTCATATAGAACCTGCTTTAAAATTTGGAGACAGACTTGATGGACACTTAATGCAAGGACATATTGATGCAATTGGAGAAATTATAAAAATACAAAATAACCAAAATGGGGTTGATTTTTATATTAAAGCTCCTAAAGATATAATGATGTTAATTGCAAATAAAGGCAGTATAGGTATAGATGGGGTTAGCTTAACAGTGAATGAAGTTTTTGATGATTCTTTTCGTTTAACCATCATCCCTATAACTTTTAAAGAAACTTTATTTAAAAACTATACCATAAAAAGAAGAGTAAATATAGAAACAGACCTTTTAGCTCGTTATATTTATAGACAAATTCATCATAAAGAAACACTCACATGGCAACAAATCGATCAAATTTCATCACTTTATTAG